Below is a genomic region from Castanea sativa cultivar Marrone di Chiusa Pesio chromosome 2, ASM4071231v1.
ATGTAATTTTCTTTCccatcatttttataatttagataaTGCCTAAATTCAAAGGCCACAAGGACATTATCCGTGATTAGGCGGTCGGGGGTGAAAGCATTCTCATTTTCAGAGATAATACTTGGTAGAATGGCTTTGAATCTATTGGCTAAGTCTTTGGAGCTGAGTTTGTAGGTGGTGTTGCAAAGGCTAATGGGGCgatatttaatcatttttgtggggtgattttttttttttgggatgagagaGATATTGGTTTTGTTAATTTCAGTCATGGGCAGATTTAAATTCAGTGCACTTAACACCATGTTTGTGATAtttggccctacaatgtcctaGTATTTATGATAAAAGATTGCGTACATATTGTTAGGCTCAGGTGCTTTGGTGGGTGAAGCTGTTGTAGTGCTTTGGTGACTTCGTCTCTTGTGAAAACCTTGGTGAGCTTAGTGTTCATCTCCTTTATGACATGTCTAGGAATTGCATTAGTGATCTCATCAATACCTGTGGGGAAGGAGGTGGAgtatatattctcaaaataggATATTGCGGTGGCTAAAATGCTTTCCTTACTCTCACACCATTCGCCATTTTCATTCCATGACCCCAGTATAGTGTTTTTCCTCCTCATTTTCGATGCTCAAGCAtggaaattttttgtatttcagTCCCCATCTCTATACCAATGAACCTTACTACGTTGCCGTCCTATGGTCTCCTCGCTGTCCAAGAGATCATTAATCTCCTTCCTGAGTTGGTTAATATTTGCCCCTCGAGTACCTTGCTGGTCATCCATAGTAAGAGAGTTGAGAGCTCTtcttttctcttgaattttcttTGGAATATTTCCCATAACATTCTGGTTCCAATTGGCAAGGGCAATTGCACATCTATCAATATTAAATGCTACCCTTTCAAGCGTGGTAGACAAAGTACTTGAGTCCCAAGCAGCTTCAATGACTTTGCGGCAATCTTCCCTTTTGACCCACATGGCTTCAAAGTGCAAACGACGCTTGCTTTTGCGGGTTGGAAGAGGGGAGTTAGTAATAGTGAGGATATAGTGATTAGATGTGGACTCCACCAATTGATGCACTTTAGGACTCTTGAAATATTCAAGCCAATCTGAGGTAGCAAAGGCTCTATCCAAACAGATTGATATTCCGTCCATCCCTTCTTTCATATTACACCAAGTGAAGTCCAAACCATAATAACCCAGGTCTTTGAAGCCGCATAAATTAACAACTCGACGGAAGTTATCCATTTGGCTTTGTGAATGTTGTGTTCCCCCTGTTTTTTCATTCATGAAAagtatttcattaaaatcaccacAACAGAACCAAGGCAAATTAAAttgattacaaaaaaaagaaagtagttTCCAAGATTCTTCCTTGAGGTGGGTCTCCGGGTGCCTATAGAACCCAATAAATCTCCATGAAAGTCCATTGCTTGACTCAGTGATTATTGCATCAATGTGGCGGTTTGAAAAACTCTTGATTTCTAGATTTGTATCACTAGACCAGAGCAAAGCAAGACCCCCACTATGACCTCTACTAGGAACAATTAGCCCATTTGGAAAACCCAATATGAATTTTGCCTTCTCCATTCGTCTATTCTTTAATTTGGTCTCTGAAAGAAAGACTAGTTTGGGATTCTAGCGCCTGACATAATTGCCAAGCGCGTGAACTGTCCGGGGGTTCCTAATTCCTCGGTAATTCCAACAAAGTGAATTCATTGCTTCTGGCGCTACTGCTCAGCAGCCACCGTCGATCTCTCTTGGTTGTCATTTACATCAGTATGGACTGAGTCACGTAGTTTTGTCTGAGGCGTACCTTCATCTTCATCCATAAAATCAATCTTGCCTGGTCTTTTAGAGCCTGAAAGCCCAGTCACGTTTTGTGTTTGTGGGTCAACATTTTGGGATTTCTTTCCTTGGGCTCTTGCAACTTTCTTCCAATTCCCTCTTTTTGGGCTTAGTGGTGTGTTGGTGGTCTCAAGACTAATATGGGGTACTTTAAAAGATTTCAGTGGGCTAGTGACTTCATGGGCCTCAGAGGGGGAAAGCTTTGGTCGGCCCACAATAGAGGATTCATCTCCTATTTCTTTTCCTAATTCACAAGATTTATGGAGATCACATGCATGCTTGTCTAGAAAAGGCTCAAGGCTCAAGGCGTGTACCTTGTCACTTTTTTCTGAATTTTCCGCTGGTTGCCTTATTGATATGCAATCTTGTCCCaagttcaaattcaaattcttggAATTTGTGAGGCTTGGTAGAGTAGATGGACCCACCTGCTCTGCCTCCATGTCTATCGAGTTGGAGGTCATTGGAGTTTGCCGACCATCTGAACCTTCACATTTTCATTCCTTAAAGCCATTGCTACCAAACTTCCTAGTTTTTTCAGGTCCACTTTTGGAACTTCCATTAGCTCTTAACCAGTCCCCGTACTGCCTGAGAGCTTCAGGATTTCTTGAAAATCCAGTGCAATGTTTTTCATCATGACCAAGAAAGCCACATTGGAAACAAAAACTGGGAAGCCTTTCGTACTTAAAGGTAACCCAATACTTTCCTCCATCCGAATTGACAATATTTCCACCCCTTTGTAGCAGCTTACTGATGGGTAAATCCATGCGTATTCTCATAAATTTGGCTTGCTTCAATAGCCAAGATCGGTTGTTCGACTCAATATATTTCCCCAATTTGTTGCCTAGGTCTCTACCAACCTCTTCAGACATACTTTAAAATGGGAGACCCCATACTTGAATCCAATATGGGGAATGGGTGAACGAAATATTATTGACCAATAACCCCTTTGTCCACCTGCACAGGAGTAATAGATTATTGTCGAAATTCCATGGACCATTATGCTCAACCCACTCCATTCGATATTTGGAGTTAAACTTGAAATGGAGAGTAATTTTTCCAACATCTACAATCCTTAAATCCGAACCCATCTTCCAAGCAGACCTTAAAGTACTCTTTAAAGCTTGCATATTCTGGTGCCGATCTGCTAGAAGTCGACCAAACAAACTCAAAGCACACTCCTCTAATAGGTCTGATTTGCTAGTGGTTGAGCTGGAGGTTCCGTAGTCCGTTGATAATTGATTGATCTAgggtgtttaaattttacattgtgaaatttcaaaatttagaatttaccCCCTGAAGTTTGGGGCTAGTTGAATTTTGTATCCTGacatttcagaatttggattttacactctaaagtttgtggtgtttggattttactctcTCAAATACTGAAACTTTAGGgattaaaatccaaacaccctaaaatttaggggttaaaatctaaattctgaaatgtTAAGGTGTACAATGCAAACACTCCCAAACTTCAGAGAGTAAAATccgaattctgaaattttagggtataaaatctaaacactctTAAACTTTAaagggtaaaattcaaattttgaaatttcagggTATAAAATCCGAATACTCTCAAAATTTAGGGATGTAATTTGCAATTCACCCTAATTAATATGTTTTAGTCACATAActaatatatttgtaaaattaacTTAacggcaaaaaaaaaacccctaaattATCTAAAACTTGATGCTATTACTATAGTTTtgcttgtttttaaaattgagtaatGTAAAGACTTTTCCGGCTTAATTAGTACTTTCTCTCTGTTTCAATAGAAATTTCCTCGTTCTCGAGGCACTATTGAGGATGTAATTTGATTTTGTGATTAGGGATTGTGAGTCTGTACTTAACCGAGGTATTTTATCAAATGGTGCTTGTGTTTCACTAATTTGAAGACAGTGACATAAATATCGCAAGTCTTGAACTATATTATCATTAATGAGGATTTCGACTTACACGAAGAATAACTAATCTTGAGGTTTATTCTGTTTCATCATTTATTAATCTCTATGCGGTAAGTATCTTTCTTGCAGTAAAGTAAGCAAACGACTACACTATTAAGCTTAATACTATTCTATAGAGGAAATATAAGGAAGAATATGAGTGTGTTGGTTGCCTCATTTTTGAAATCTGACCATTATTTTATCCTGAGCCTCAACTATTACGGTATTACCAACAGTTTCTCTAAGCCACATTTTTGTCCTGACCTCAATTCTTTGGGAAATATCATATGTTGATGTGTTATCATTCGTTTCTTGATTTTAGGAGTAGTTCCTGAATTGtgctattattcaaatttttcgAAGGAAAAACTCTAGCAACATATCTAAACTCACATCTAAATCTATTATAAGTTTATGTATCAATTGATgcatcaaattaattttttcactAAGTACCGTAATGGTCCTATGTGTAAATATTATAATCTAATCACAAGTTGACACCCATGTATGTTGTCAAATTAGATATGAACTTGGGTTGTCTTTAGGCTGActgtttgtaattttataacTACTGGAGTTGATTGTACTACTATTCGTTACATGTTTAATTTACGTGTCACATCACTATATGCCatctgttttgaaaatttatgggccatttggtaatgttgttctagtaatgttgtttgaatttttttgaaaatacgtgtgggtgaaaaagtgtgtgaaaatgcgtctaatgttgtttaaaaactaaaaatgtgtttaaacTCCTAtaccaaacagccccttatTTTTATACAAACAAGAAACGACTACTAGTACTAGAAATCAATTTTGtcaacattttttcaaaaaacagaaaaaaaaaattgtcaacatTACTGCCATAATAAACATACATACCGAGTACTAGTTTATACAAACAGGGTATTGAAGCTGAAACCAGAAACACATTCAAAGTTTTAAGCAAATTGTTGGATTTCCAATTTTGGAAATTGCAATAGAAAACACCCTGTACACATTGTTTTTCCCTAAAGTTTCTCATGGAGAGTTTTTCCCGGTAATCTTGTGCTCTATAGGTTTAGGACAGACAACGATGCTTAATGTTGAAGCCTGAGGAAGCATACTAGTAGCTGGTGAAAATAACTTCACCCACAGAACTGCTGGACCATACCATTTTATAAGTCTCACAAAAACAATTTACAGGAAGGAACTCTTGCAGCTGCACCAGAAGTGACAATGGAACAGAATTTGAGGATTAATTACTGCATCACAAGTTGCCTATGACAATTGAGGTCGTTGAGATAGTTTGTGCAAGTATAATCTTCCAGGTCACTAGCACTGAAAAGGTGTGATCTGGCTTCTGTAAACTTTTGTTTCAGTTCAAGAGGTCCATCATCAGCCTTTAGTAGCCGCACATGCTGCAGTCCACAACTTTGCATCAGTAATCAAATCTTGCAGCTTGATCATGAGAAAGTTAAAATTAACCTGATACAGAGAAGATGGCATATTTTCATACCCGGTTCATGTCAGGACGCATGGAAGGTAAATGGTGGATGCACATTGAAGCCATGTACATAGCGTGTCTCATCTCACTAACATCATATGCATCTCCTAACCGAGGATCTGCTAATTCCTTAATATTATTCGTGTCCAGCAGCGGTTTTGCCTGTACATCACCAAAAACTCAATGAGTAGTCATTTATCTTTGTTAAAAGTATTTCATAATCCATAAAGATATTAGCAAATAGGAAacacaaagcccaaatattgcAGCCTAAGGTAGACAGTCAGTCTTGGTGCCCTCAAAATGTTTTATGAACGAATTTTGTAGCCTAACATGATTATCCCTATGACCATTGATTGGACCTCGCTCACAAAAGTTTCAGCATTAACAAAACCATACCCGGATGACAAAGCTTTTTCTACTTTAATCAACAGCTCGGCGGCCAGTTATGATCTCCAGTAATAAGACTCCAAATGCAAATACATCAGCTTTCTCATCAACAATCCCATTCATAAAGTATTCTGGGGCCAAATACCAgaagttcataaaaaaatttgtaagccCAGATGAGTGATGACTATAAACTTTTGAAATGAGAAACGCTTCTAACAAATCATTGAAACTGATGCTTAACCCGAATGTGCCATCAATAGGGAAAACAACATGGTGAGCCCATTTTTCTGGCAGCCACTTTGTGAGTCCAAAGTCAGAAATCTGCAAGTTATAGGTGATATCACAAACTTCAACATATCCCATTTTAGGGACTGCATTATACATAAATGTCAAATTTAGCCCCTGAGAAGTAGCAAAGATACCTGAGCATCGAAATCTTGGGTGAGTAACACATTGGAGGCTTTGATGTCTCTGTGAATAATTCGCCTGTTGCATTTGTGATGGAGATATTGCAATCCTTCCGCCACCCCTACAACTACCTTAAACCTTATCTTCCACTCCAGACACTCAGAAGAACCTGAAATGCTGAATGTCTCTTCATGAGCCAAATAAATCTATAAGCATTGGCttactttgtttttcttatAACTAAACTAGCTATTCGTGGTCATATTTTATACAatctgatgatgccgaagaaatcaccagtaagctgcgagcaCTCTCCAGATCGAAGCAACACCTAcgaagagaaaatagaagatcgaacagagagcaccggtgtggtgccagccaagaaccctccgacgatcaagttagagtcttttaaacaaccctagagtgctagagttgagATAACTGTGCGTACCTTGgcttatgagggttttggggtatatatagtggcaTGGATCCGAAATAAGCGCCTTggtgaggaagtactttccttctaggagagtaatttATGGGTTTTGCGTATTATCTAGAGCctttttccttataggagtctttttaACTGGGGCCGAGCGTGttgcgcaagaactttccttatatgcaTGTATGTAGAAGACGAAATAGGTGAAGGATGAAGGTTGGGTTATTCCTTCAGCTCTCATTTACTAAGGTCGTCACTCTACGTACGTCTCCTATACGGTTGTCAACTTAAGTACCTCTCCGGAAAGGCCGTCAGCTTGGGACCTTCAGTTGTGACTCCGTCAGCTAACACTTTAACCTAACGTCGTCACGTATGGGATGCGGCTTAGAGCATCAAAAGGAGACGTCCTAATGACAATGGCTGACGGGTTCTATATTCCCATCACCCTTCTTAACGTATTAACAAATCTGTAAAAAACATCACTATCAACTGCCCCCCACTCTATTATCTTGTCAGCTGTGGGTGACGGGTTATGGAGTTGACattattggggaaatggttcATGCAAGGTAATTCACGCcatcttcattaaatggtgggacacatggcTTGGACTGATTGGCTCCGTGTCTGGACGAgcgtgtcgcttcgtctttcgcgccctctctctcctatatatatttcatttttcacctttttttccacttttcacATCCTGTTCATTTCGAGAGAAAGAGAGCGTCACTGCTGATCCCATCGCGCCGTCAACTAGATTGCCGTCAGATTCTTAAGGCCGTCCTTTTACTCGTAAGTTCCCTTcactttacctttttatttttctagtaatgccctttagtgaagtcgtctgcctaggatcttagaatAAAAACCCATCGCTTGTAGGTAGTCGGATGTCTAGGGAGACGACGAGTGATCAATCGTCGATCCGCGACGGAGCGAGTTACGACGAAGTTTTCCAATCAGGCCGTGAGCCCGCGGAAGGCCTATCCTGGTTGTCAGAAAGGGAAACATCAACTCCTTCTGACGGGgaagtagagagttctagagAAAGTGAGGTGAGCGAGGACG
It encodes:
- the LOC142625281 gene encoding uncharacterized protein LOC142625281, giving the protein MEKAKFILGFPNGLIVPSRGHSGGLALLWSSDTNLEIKSFSNRHIDAIITESSNGLSWRFIGFYRHPETHLKEESWKLLSFFCNQFNLPWFCCGDFNEILFMNEKTGGTQHSQSQMDNFRRVVNLCGFKDLGYYGLDFTWCNMKEGMDGISICLDRAFATSDWLEYFKSPKVHQLVESTSNHYILTITNSPLPTRKSKRRLHFEAMWVKREDCRKVIEAAWDSSTLSTTLERVAFNIDRCAIALANWNQNVMGNIPKKIQEKRRALNSLTMDDQQGTRGANINQLRKEINDLLDSEETIGRQRSKVHWYRDGD